DNA sequence from the Coffea eugenioides isolate CCC68of unplaced genomic scaffold, Ceug_1.0 ScVebR1_3497;HRSCAF=4719, whole genome shotgun sequence genome:
ATCTTCccttctgtcttttttttttctctcgcGGAGCTCCTTCGATCTTCCCCTCTCTCCGTTTCTTCTCCAGCCGTAAAAAACCTACCCCGAAACTCCTCCAACTCAGCCGCCTCCCTTTCCTTTTATATCATAGAACCCTTAAACCCTCATCTGGATGGTCACAAACCACCCCAGCTCAATGCCTCTTCCTTGGTCATCCAATGGCCATCTTGCATgaaacagtttttttttcttttttcttttcacttaattaataatatataaaaaatacttttaaccttaaataaaagaaaataaaataagaggCCCAAAAAGACACTAGCTCACTCTAGAAGAGTTTTTGGTCATTATAGCCAACTAGTGATTTTGGGGGAGTCAAGTCCTAGATTTGGAAATAGGGATAAAATAGGTCCATTACATTTGAAGTTAACACAATAACTAATTAGCCAAATTTACTCTTAAAAAGCACGTGGTGGGTCCACGGCTAATTCCAATTAGAATTGGCTAGAAAAGACATCAGAGGACCAAAATTAATCGCTTTTTCTGTGTAAGGCACTAAAATCATTGTTTTTATTTTGAGGGGCTAAATTTTAACATCTGTAATATTTGATGAAtgatttatgcaatttttccaAAGAAAAAATGTACGAAATGAATTAAGCATTGAAAGAATTTCTCTCTCTATTAGAACTCCTTCTTACTCTAGTAGTGAGACTTTTCCCCCTAGGTGGGAGAATGCTTATTTCCAATTATGGGTAGAATCTTGAAGATTGAGACtctgtttgataacccaattcagtacttaaatttttttaattcagatcttaacatattcaaaccgtttgataacaaaaaattgaacatctgaattaattaagtagtactaaattttctaggcaaaacttgttctcaaaattaagtgataagctattcacttatcactgaatatgatatgcactcaaatgtattagatttaatacttaacaattcaataatttaaagtaTTCAAACTTCATATTTCAgatttcaaacttcaattttatcaaatgcaccctgAGTTTGATTTCTCTATTACGACCATTCTATTCACCAGTTGACACCTTAACATCAACATTGATTGTTCCAAGACACTTGCTTTCAAGATTGGTACCTCAACATCAACATTGCTTTCATTTTCAATTGAGACTAATGATTTCACAAACACATGGAGAATGAGGTGCCAATCTAGCTAGACAGAAATAATCCTATCGCAAGGCAAGTAGCAAATGTATTTACCAAACACATAGGTTCAACCATTACGAAATTTACAAAACACGGTACATTTATTACTTTCATTATTAATACAATGAGTTAAATCTACAAGCCTGCATTTACTGACTATAACTGATTTGATCACTCGGATGAATGCTATTGCctaagaagaagaaattgaaagaCTCCTGTCCATAAATGCTGCTCAATTGCAAAAGGTTGATAATTAGGTATACTCGACATACAAAACCAGATTCATTGACAATTATCTATAATTGCTaatatctatctatctatctcACATGAACAAAACATGTATTTGTTCCACCACATAACTCGGGCTATTCAGGACAAGAAACTGCTTtgttacataaaaaaaaatgcccACGTGAAAAAGTAATCAAAGTAATAATTCATAATATAGTCACAAGTTACACCACTGAAGAGCTTGCAATACCATTTTTtacctttcaattcttttacttttttccCTTCCAattatttcttattttattttcaagaaaatatcgCAAGATGAATTTGTGACATGATTAATGATTATTAATTGGAATTTGTAACACATGGCATCATACAAAAAGATCgaaattagtttttgatttttttttaacaaacgataacattttataaatattaacaTTTGATAGTACAAGAGCTAATTACAAAAAGGGGTAACTACCCCCATATCTTTTCTAGCTAAACCAGATAGCTATGTTGGGAATGAACCTTCCCACTCAATATTTCTAATTGACTTGACTGCCAATTGAGCCATTGCATGGCTGCAACCATTAGTAGTTCTGGGCACAAAAGAGAAATTGCAACTGTCAATGCTCTTCTTCAGGATATCAATGTCTTCCAGGATTGTTTGTAGTGTGCAATCCTGAACATTGTCCGTATTGATAAGCCTCACAACATTTTTGCAGTCAGATTGGACTTCAATGTTTGTCCATCCTGCACCTTGAGCCATTTCCAGCGCACCTCTGATTGCTAGTGTTTCCTCAGTGGCTGCTTCCCCTCTTCTCCTCTCAGTGATTCCCTTAACTTTCACTATCTCCCCACACCAATTCCTCGCGATAATCCCCAATCTTGTTCTAACCATTTGAGCTGAAATTGCTGCATCCGTATTGATCCTCATTATTTCTTCCTTAGGTGGCTCCCACCGTTGCTGAATCTGTCCTTCCATTTCCAGAGGTGCATTTGCTCTGTGTCTGACTCATTCGCTGCATCATACTCGATCCATTCCTGTTGATCTTTGTCTACTATCATCTTTGCATCCACATTCTCGGTCTGGAATGTCATTTTGTTTCTAGCTTTCCAAAGTTGCCATCAGATGTTAACTGTGAGCCTGATTCTGTCTACCCCTTATGTTTCCCTTGCTGCTTGCATCATGGCATCCCACCATCTCTACATATTACCTTGCAAATCAGCTAGCCCTTCCCACCTCACAGGGGCCAACTTCCATACCACTTGTGCTTTTgggcaaaaaaagaaaatgtgctCAATGGTTTCAGCTTCCTCCCCACAACATTGACATATAGTGCTTCCCTTTCCAAATCTCTTGTAAAGTGCTTCACTAGTGGTCAATCCATTCTGCAAACATCTCCATAAAAAATGTTTTAGTTTCATCTTTATGTTAAGACTCCACAATTTTTTCCATACCGTATGCTTTCTTACTTCCCAGCTAGTTTCTGAGTCAGGTGCTAGCCTACGGTTCATGCTGTCTCTTTCTTCCTTTACAGCAACATATCCTGTCTTAACTGTGTATACCCCAGATTTGCTATATTTCCAAAATAATCTTTCTTTTCTATCATATAAACTAAGGGGGATGTTAGCTATATGTTCCACATCATCTGCTTTAAACCATTGGTGCAGGGATTCTGTCTTCCACCTTCCACCCTCTATTAGTTCATTTATGTATTCAATCTGGAAATCTGTTGATTTTGTAGTTGAAACTCTTCCATTCTCCGTGCCAGGTATCCACCTATCTTGCCAAATCTTCACTGACCTCCCATCTCCCAGTCTCTTCCATAGTCCCATTCTTTCGAAATTAGTTTTTGATACCTTTGAAAGTTTCACCCATAAACCCAATTACAATCCCGAGATAAAGTTTTCTACTAAGATGAAGTTTTCTGTTAAGAAAGATGgaggagagaagaaagaaaaaatagaaaaagaagtAAACGagagaaaaaaggggaaagaaaaaagaaaaaagaaaaaagaaaagtcaaaataatagAAGGGTAAATTTTGTCCTATTGGGGTTTGAGTGATAAAAATTAAATGTCAAGAGGTAAAGTGAGAAATGAGGTATACTTTAAGggaattgattgtaattaacccttaaaaAATTATTgataaattttctctttttcccccATTTTCCAAATTAATTTCCACTAAGGATGTAATCGAGTTGAGTTGAACTTGAATATCACCATACTCAAACTTGACTTGACATGCAGAAAggatactcgagctcgagtttgagttCAATGCATTGCTCACAGAACTCAAGGTCGACTCACATGGAGTTCGAGTCAATGCAAGTCTTATTGAGCTCAAGTAATGCTCGAACTCGATCCTGTGGCTTGCTATAATTTCTTGTTCAAACCTACAAAAATGTCCCTGGCGTCCAGTCTAGCAACAATGAAGCCAAGTAGAATTAATGTATATACTATAACAGAAATAGAAATGGGATGTGATGGGCACAATTATACACTTAAGAAACTAAAACTACTGCCAGGTTGCCCAATTAACGAAGTTCAAGTATAGAACAACAGCAATGAGCAAATCACTATTAAAAGTTCACTAGTCCAACTACTAGTTGACTAACCAAATACAACCAGTCTAGAACAAGTTCAATGAGTAGTCACAATCCaaatttacaaatcaaataGAGGAAAATGCACGCAATAAGTCAGAAACAAAGTTCTCCATGCTCCAACAATCCAAACCATCCATTTGCACCATGAGCAAGTCCTAATGCCAAAGACAAAATAATATCAATTTGTAATCATTCAAAGTAAGACCAAattaaattaataaataaatacaattaCAGTAATAACGACCTGATCTTTAATTCTTGAATCACATTTGAATTGGCAATCAAATCTATGGAAGCTCAATTTCCTTCATTGTCCTCATTTGCTGCGTACACCAAAGCAACATACACATATGATATATATAACTTAAAAAATATGAAATCTAGAAATGAAGTAGTAAACTTATCAACAAATGGTAAAAATTAGCCATCTAAAACTcacctttgtcttctttttgATCCCATACATATTTATACACCAATCTCCAGCGCACAACAACACTTGGACCTTTTCTGGAGCTAGTGCAGCTCGATATGAATCAATCACTCTAGTTTCGACACTAAACGTGGTCTCAGATGCTACTGTAGTTATCAGAATAGCCAAGATATCGCAGGCCATCTTAGATAAAATCAGGTATGTGATACTGTTGACTTTCCACCACTCCAAGTAGTCACATGAATTGGGATCTGAGCCAATTGGACGACAATGTTTATCTAGATAATCTAACAATTTGGATTTGTGGAGGGCTGACGTCTATACTTCCACAATATATTTAGtaaaatcatcccaacttgaAGACTTTTGCTGCCTTGAACCCTAGCCATTAGATGCACCACCTTGGGACTCAATTATACCCGTACTAGAACTATTAGTTGCAGCAACATATTCCTCATACACGTCAAAGAGTGCTTTCCAGACCTTGGTGAGGTATTCTTCTAACtcaaaaagtgaataaaccttGGGGACGGAAAACTCTATAAGGCATATTTTTTGCCTTAGATCCAAAATGGCACCAATTGCCATCAATAAGTTGCATTCATCCCAATATTTGTCGTATTTGGCCTTCATTTTCTAAATCATTGCCTAGATGAAATCATCTTCATCAAAGACTCTTGAATCCAAGAGTCTTTTCACCTTGACAACCTCTTGGAGGAATAAGTTGCTTGTGGGATAGTCACTATAAGAGATTACATGTGTGGCTGTCCAGAACAACTCTAGAATAGTGCACACTTTCTCTACTTTTTTTCCAATCTTCTGTAGATGAACAACAATCATAACTCGATTCTCTGTCTTGAAAATGTGGAAAGACCTCCTTGAACTTGATAGCATAGTTTAGCATTTCATAGGTCGAGTTCCACCCAGTCCTACAGTTATGGATTAAAACCTTCAACTATATCTGCAATTACATAACTGTCTCGCCAAATACTAACATCCTTCTATCAGATCGATTGATGAAATCAACACTTTTCCTAATATTTTTAGTTATATCGACAATCTCACTTAGGTTGTCTTGAACCATCAAATTCAATATATGAGCATAACAACGAACTTGGAATAATCTGCCTCTACAAACTAGCTTTCTTGACCTTGAGAAGTCATCTCTGAAATGCCTTGCAGTTACATCATTGGCAGTTGTATGATCCATAGAAACTGCATAAATCTTGTTTTCAATCCTCTAGTCCTTGACACATTTAAAAATTGCAGTCGAGATTTGAATTCCTCTTCTTGGTGGAGGTATGTGGACAAAGCTAAGAACTCATTTTTCTAGCTTCCAATTTTGATCAATCTAGTGGCTAATGAGCACCATGTACTCGATCTTCTAGTTTTTAGACTTTCACATATCTGCTGTGAGGCTCATTTTGCCAACACACATCAAGTGGTTCTTCAACTTCTTTTTCTCCAAC
Encoded proteins:
- the LOC113758011 gene encoding uncharacterized protein LOC113758011 produces the protein MRINTDAAISAQMVRTRLGIIARNWCGEIVKVKGITERRRGEAATEETLAIRGALEMAQGAGWTNIEVQSDCKNVVRLINTDNVQDCTLQTILEDIDILKKSIDSCNFSFVPRTTNGCSHAMAQLAVKSIRNIEWEGSFPT